In Tautonia rosea, the genomic window GCATTCAGCGCCGCGCCCAGGGGCTCGCCCACGCCCATAACGCCCCCGACCCTATCATCACCATCGGCGACAACACCCCACCGACGGTCAATGACCCTGATCTCGTCGCCCGCATCGTCCCCGCCCTCGAAACGGCTCTCGGACCCGACCGCGTCATCCCGACCACTCCAGTCATGGGTGCCGAGGATTTCGGCCTTTATAGCCTCGACGGCGCGATCCCCGGCTTCATGTTCTGGCTCGGCACTGTCCCCGCCGATCGCTTCGCCGACGCCCAGAATGGCGGAGAGCCGCTTCCGTCGCTCCACTCCCCATTGTTCGCCCCCGATGCCCGACCGGCCGTTGCAACCGGCATCCGCGCGATGACCGCGGCCGTTGCTGAACTCCTGCCTGCCTCAGGGGTAAAGGATCGCTGATCGTCTTCAACGCAGGGGCACCCCTTTCGATGAGCGTTTCGTACGACGAGGCCTGGAACCTGTTGCACGACTGGACCGCCTCACCCTCGCTGCTCCTCCACGCGAAGACGGTTGAAGCGGTCATGCTCCGCGCCGCCCACCAGTACGGTCGTGGTGCCGCGGATGAGCAGCGTTGGGCAATCACCGGGCTGCTCCACGATGCCGATTACGACCGCTGGCCCGACGAACACCCTCGCCACATTGTTTCCTGGCTGGAAGAACGCGGCGAACCTGAGATCGCCCATGCGATTTCGAGTCATTTCACTCGATGGGGAGTCCCCGCCGAGACTCCCCTCGATCGCGCCCTGCTCGCCTGCGACGAGTTAACAGGCTTTATCGTGGCCTGCTGCCTTGTCCGGCCCGATGGAATCTCGACCCTCAGCGCATCGAGCGTCAAGAAGAAGCTCAAGGACCGCTCCTTCGCTGCCAAGGTTGACCGCGACGAGGTCCGCCTTGGGGTCGAACACCTTGGGGTCTCCCTCGACGATCACATCCGCTTCATCATCGACGCGGTCTCCCCTCACGCGAACGACTTCGGCCTCGGACCCCGTCCTGCCCGAGGTTCGTGACGAGTTCGTCTCCCAGAACGCTTCGCCGATCCCGCCAGTCGGTAGCCCCGTCTGATGATGCCCATTAAAATCACCCTCCTCGGGGCGACGATTGCTCGGCCGATTCGTCGCAGCACCACGACTCTCCCTCGACGCTCAACCGGAGCCGATCGCAATGTTCCCAAGCCTGACCGTCCGCACACTCGCCGCCCTCGGCCTGCTCGCCGGAGGCGCGTTTGCCCTGGAGGCCGCGATGTCGTCGCAGCAAGATGCACCGAAGCTCGGCTACGACGATACCCCGTTCCTCCCTGGTGGCACCTACCGCGTCCACGATGGTACCCGGCCGCAACCCCCCGTGATCGAGCCCGGCACCTCTAGCACCCAGGACGAGCCCGGCAAACCTCCCTCAGATGCGGTCGTCCTTTTTGACGGAACCGACCTGTCCGCCTGGGCCTTACCAAACGGTCAGGAGGCCCCCTGGCTTGTCGAAGACGGAACCATCCGCGTCGCCCCTCGAACCGGATCAATCCAAACGAAGCAGGAATTCGGCGACTGCCAACTCCACCTCGAATTCGCCAGCCCTGAACCCGCCAGCGGGAGCGGCCAGGGACGCGGCAACAGCGGCATCATGTTCTTCGGCCGCTACGAAATTCAGGTGCTCGACTGCTTCGAGAACCAGACCTACCCCGATGGACAAACCGGCGCGATCTACGGCCAGTACCCACCCCTGGTCAACGCCTCTCGCCCTCCCGGCCAGTGGCAGACCTTCGACATCATCTTCAAAGCGCCGAAGTTCAACGACGACGGTTCGGTCGCTGAACCGGCCTACGCCACCGTGTTCCATAACGGCGTCTTACTCCACCATCACACGCCGCTTATCGGCGCCGTTGCCTTCCGAGAGGTCGCCCGTTACCAGCCTCACGGTCCGAAAGGTCCCTTGATGCTCCAGGATCACGGCGATCCCGTCCGATTCCGGAACATCTGGATTCGCGAGCTGAAGGGCTACGACGAGGGTTAAACCAGCCGACGCTCCCGGTTCCAAACCTGAAACAAACAGGGACGGCTATCAGCGATCGCTGACAGCCGTCCCCATGCTTGTTCGCCTTTTTGAAATTGATTGATTGAAACATCCTGACTGTTGCAGGATCAACAATCCTTACGAGTTCGGGATTGGGAACAGTTGCAAGTTCTGAATCCGCCAGACTCCGCCTTCTTCTCGAACGCGGACCTGCACGAATTGTAAAATGAGTGAACCCCCAATATCAGGCTCGAAGGTCCCACCGATCACGAGCAAGTCTGGCCCGACAAAGCGCGCGTATTCGACCACGTTTCGTGACGTGATCTGAGCCGAATCCTTGAACAGATCCGCGTAGAGTTTTTGGATGCGTTCTTTTCCACGGTAGTGCTGCGTTTGCATGCTACTATCCGTGGTCGAATACAGGGTGATGGCCGCATCATCCGTGTAGTTCGCTGCCATGCCGGCAGCATCTTTTGAATTGAAGGTCGCCGCCCCGGCTTCGAGCAACCGGGTCGCGGTGGCCGCGGCATCCTGGGCTGGAGCAGTCGTCCATACCAGAAGCAAGACGCTCAGTGTCAACGATGCCATGAGAGGAACCCTCCGTTCGTTCGGGAGGAGAATGGTGTGAATTTCATCATACGCCATTGCCGCAAGGATTCCAAAACTCTTCCGACCTTTCCCCGGAATCAGGTTCCCCAATGCTGCTG contains:
- a CDS encoding HD domain-containing protein; its protein translation is MSVSYDEAWNLLHDWTASPSLLLHAKTVEAVMLRAAHQYGRGAADEQRWAITGLLHDADYDRWPDEHPRHIVSWLEERGEPEIAHAISSHFTRWGVPAETPLDRALLACDELTGFIVACCLVRPDGISTLSASSVKKKLKDRSFAAKVDRDEVRLGVEHLGVSLDDHIRFIIDAVSPHANDFGLGPRPARGS
- a CDS encoding 3-keto-disaccharide hydrolase yields the protein MFPSLTVRTLAALGLLAGGAFALEAAMSSQQDAPKLGYDDTPFLPGGTYRVHDGTRPQPPVIEPGTSSTQDEPGKPPSDAVVLFDGTDLSAWALPNGQEAPWLVEDGTIRVAPRTGSIQTKQEFGDCQLHLEFASPEPASGSGQGRGNSGIMFFGRYEIQVLDCFENQTYPDGQTGAIYGQYPPLVNASRPPGQWQTFDIIFKAPKFNDDGSVAEPAYATVFHNGVLLHHHTPLIGAVAFREVARYQPHGPKGPLMLQDHGDPVRFRNIWIRELKGYDEG
- a CDS encoding YybH family protein, whose amino-acid sequence is MASLTLSVLLLVWTTAPAQDAAATATRLLEAGAATFNSKDAAGMAANYTDDAAITLYSTTDSSMQTQHYRGKERIQKLYADLFKDSAQITSRNVVEYARFVGPDLLVIGGTFEPDIGGSLILQFVQVRVREEGGVWRIQNLQLFPIPNS